A single genomic interval of Mycolicibacterium sp. MU0053 harbors:
- a CDS encoding VOC family protein, with product MALGVEMITFDTLDPDRLARWWAAATDGAVDEVVPGEFVMVTLASGLRLGFQHVDDPTPGKNRVHVDLSTDDDLEVQVERLVGLGAVEQGRHDFGAEFRWVVFADPDGNSFCLAAG from the coding sequence ATGGCGCTTGGCGTGGAGATGATCACCTTCGACACCCTCGATCCCGACCGCCTGGCCCGGTGGTGGGCCGCGGCCACCGACGGTGCGGTCGACGAGGTGGTGCCCGGCGAGTTCGTCATGGTCACCCTGGCCTCGGGATTGCGGCTGGGCTTTCAGCATGTCGACGATCCGACGCCGGGGAAAAACCGGGTGCACGTCGACCTCTCCACCGATGACGACCTGGAAGTTCAGGTCGAGCGGCTGGTGGGGCTGGGCGCCGTCGAGCAGGGCCGGCACGACTTCGGCGCGGAGTTTCGCTGGGTGGTGTTCGCCGATCCGGACGGGAATTCGTTCTGCCTGGCCGCCGGCTGA